One window of Chitinivorax sp. PXF-14 genomic DNA carries:
- the trpC gene encoding indole-3-glycerol phosphate synthase TrpC, translating to MSDILQKILSVKAEEVAAAKAVKPLALVRREAEAQTPARDFVGAIRAKHAAGQAAVIAEVKKASPSKGVIREHFVPAEIARSYAEHGAACLSVLTDAPFFQGAPAYLQAARTACALPVLRKDFMVDAYQIYEARAMGADCILLIAAALDLATMQAFEQVAMELGLAVLVEVHNGEELDAALQLKTPLIGINNRNLRTFEVSLDTTLDLLERIPADRIVVTESGILGRADVERMQSAQVNTFLVGEAFMRAEQPGVELARLFFAHD from the coding sequence ATGTCCGACATCCTGCAAAAAATCCTTTCCGTCAAAGCCGAAGAAGTCGCGGCAGCCAAGGCCGTCAAACCCCTGGCCCTTGTTCGTCGCGAAGCCGAGGCCCAAACGCCAGCCCGCGATTTCGTCGGCGCGATCCGCGCCAAGCATGCAGCCGGCCAGGCTGCCGTCATTGCCGAGGTCAAGAAGGCCAGCCCCAGCAAGGGCGTGATCCGCGAGCACTTCGTCCCGGCCGAGATCGCCCGCAGCTATGCCGAACATGGCGCGGCCTGCCTGTCGGTGCTGACCGATGCGCCGTTCTTTCAGGGGGCGCCGGCCTACCTGCAGGCAGCCCGTACGGCGTGCGCCTTGCCGGTGTTGCGCAAGGATTTCATGGTCGATGCCTACCAGATCTATGAAGCCCGGGCGATGGGGGCAGACTGTATCCTGCTGATCGCCGCCGCGCTCGATCTGGCAACCATGCAGGCCTTCGAGCAGGTGGCGATGGAGCTGGGGCTGGCCGTGCTGGTCGAAGTGCATAATGGGGAGGAGCTGGATGCTGCACTGCAACTTAAAACGCCGCTGATTGGCATCAACAATCGTAATCTGCGCACCTTTGAGGTGTCGCTCGATACCACGCTCGATCTGCTTGAGCGCATCCCCGCCGACCGCATCGTCGTGACGGAAAGCGGCATTCTCGGGCGTGCCGATGTCGAGCGCATGCAATCCGCCCAGGTGAATACCTTCCTTGTCGGCGAGGCCTTCATGCGGGCCGAGCAACCAGGGGTGGAGCTGGCCCGATTGTTCTTTGCGCATGACTGA
- a CDS encoding metal-dependent hydrolase translates to MDLADLQIEPRPLRLEWPAGLPTYWNRGQPYRTHFLNGLSLMFPHGEQAFIDSVREFRDQNDDPKLDADIRGFIGQEGWHRYEHAAYNAHLERSGYPTKKLEDRILRIIQFNRRHTRPKDHLALTVCLEHYTAIMAEAILSHPQWLADMHPHFRRIWIWHAVEELEHKAVAFDLYQKIGGGYRRRVITMLLVSLMFPFDMQWNAWSLIRKDGKLWSPRVWQEGFNFMFGRDPGLVWKILPAWRQFFRRDFYPWQHDSRELIAQGKSWLAALDNKEYA, encoded by the coding sequence ATGGATCTCGCCGATCTGCAGATCGAGCCACGCCCCTTGCGGCTCGAATGGCCGGCTGGCCTGCCGACCTACTGGAATCGAGGCCAGCCTTACCGCACCCATTTTCTCAACGGCTTGTCGCTGATGTTTCCTCACGGCGAACAGGCCTTCATCGACTCGGTTCGCGAATTCCGTGACCAGAACGACGATCCGAAACTCGACGCCGACATTCGCGGCTTCATCGGGCAGGAAGGCTGGCATCGTTACGAGCATGCCGCCTATAACGCGCACCTGGAGCGCAGCGGTTATCCCACCAAGAAGCTGGAGGATCGCATCCTGCGCATCATCCAGTTCAATCGGCGCCACACCCGGCCCAAGGACCATCTGGCGCTGACTGTGTGCCTGGAGCACTACACCGCGATCATGGCCGAGGCGATACTGAGCCACCCGCAATGGCTGGCGGACATGCACCCGCATTTCCGCCGCATCTGGATCTGGCACGCGGTGGAGGAACTGGAGCACAAGGCGGTGGCCTTCGATCTCTATCAAAAGATCGGTGGCGGCTACCGGCGCCGGGTGATCACCATGCTGCTGGTCAGCCTGATGTTCCCCTTCGATATGCAATGGAATGCCTGGTCGTTGATCCGCAAGGATGGCAAGCTATGGTCGCCCAGGGTGTGGCAGGAGGGATTCAACTTCATGTTTGGCCGCGACCCCGGCCTCGTGTGGAAGATTCTGCCCGCCTGGCGGCAATTCTTCCGCCGTGATTTTTACCCGTGGCAACATGATTCGCGCGAGCTGATTGCCCAAGGCAAGTCCTGGCTCGCCGCGCTCGATAACAAGGAATATGCATGA
- a CDS encoding Mth938-like domain-containing protein: MKLHLASNAGANQFTGYGDGYVEINKTRHDGSVLVTIDSITAWPVENVDALADTDFDQILAANPEVVLLGTGPTLQFPHPRLYKALTARQIGVEVMDTNAACRTFNILMSEGRRVVAAILHR; the protein is encoded by the coding sequence ATGAAATTGCATCTTGCTTCCAATGCGGGCGCCAATCAGTTTACGGGCTATGGTGATGGCTACGTCGAGATCAACAAGACCCGCCACGACGGCAGCGTGCTGGTGACGATCGATTCCATAACCGCATGGCCAGTGGAAAATGTCGACGCCCTTGCCGACACCGATTTCGACCAGATCCTGGCCGCCAACCCGGAAGTGGTGCTATTGGGTACCGGCCCTACCCTGCAGTTTCCTCACCCCAGGTTGTACAAGGCGCTGACTGCACGCCAGATCGGTGTCGAGGTCATGGACACCAACGCCGCATGCCGTACCTTCAACATCCTGATGAGTGAGGGACGACGCGTGGTTGCGGCAATCCTGCATCGCTGA
- a CDS encoding porin: protein MQINRTALAVMAALAAPVALADSVTVYGHLGMGVEHVEAKGATQYAATSPYSTTANLLLSNGQKDIDGRVRVTDSLSYLGFKGQEDLGGGLSAVYQIETAIKPDDGCGYVGCAPSDVSKPASGSATFATRQSFVGLRSSSWGTLQAGRLDMYFDKHVPNELHLLRSGNTSTALAVLGYEYNSGAASSGYLPNLAAIPGVGQSPLASLSKFAVPFYNVGTRASNVIQYKSPVIKGFSALVAATAPESKGNWYNDMSCSPATNPNPCNGFAPIAGGLNALTAPVIGTTPGRQTNPQSTEVTLAYFPGWMYASLAYMQVRDPVPLVAGGIIDKAYGIKASLGYQVIQPLRLGLVYERQVNKFNGQFADNIAMLSKAQALVTGDPTAVQTVGDASRDTWVFAASYKFNDAIDAFATFGQANDVKQWTGQKDGESGARYYQVTGMYSFSKRTNIYATYARVENEANAAYNFFINGAVNDQSARQAPFAATPRGADPTSYQIGISHSF, encoded by the coding sequence ATGCAAATCAATCGTACGGCCTTGGCGGTCATGGCCGCACTGGCAGCACCGGTAGCGCTGGCGGATAGCGTGACGGTATATGGTCACCTGGGGATGGGCGTCGAGCATGTCGAAGCCAAAGGTGCGACACAATACGCTGCGACGTCGCCTTACAGCACGACGGCCAACTTGCTGCTGTCCAACGGCCAAAAAGACATCGACGGCCGCGTGCGCGTAACCGATTCGCTGTCCTACCTTGGCTTCAAGGGCCAGGAAGACCTGGGCGGTGGCCTATCGGCTGTTTACCAGATCGAGACGGCAATCAAGCCCGATGATGGCTGCGGCTACGTCGGTTGTGCGCCTAGCGATGTGTCCAAGCCGGCATCGGGCAGCGCTACATTTGCCACCCGCCAGTCGTTTGTTGGTCTGCGCTCCTCCAGCTGGGGTACCTTGCAGGCTGGCCGCCTGGACATGTACTTCGACAAGCACGTACCGAACGAACTGCACCTGCTGCGTTCGGGCAATACGTCGACCGCCTTGGCGGTACTCGGCTATGAATACAACTCTGGCGCCGCATCGTCGGGTTATCTGCCGAACCTTGCTGCAATCCCCGGTGTGGGGCAGTCGCCTTTGGCTTCGCTGTCCAAGTTCGCCGTGCCGTTCTACAACGTCGGTACCCGTGCAAGCAATGTCATTCAGTACAAGTCCCCCGTCATCAAGGGCTTCTCGGCTCTGGTTGCGGCGACCGCGCCGGAATCCAAAGGCAACTGGTACAACGACATGAGCTGCAGTCCGGCGACCAATCCGAATCCGTGCAACGGTTTTGCGCCGATCGCAGGCGGCCTGAATGCACTGACCGCTCCAGTGATTGGCACGACGCCTGGCCGTCAGACCAACCCGCAATCGACCGAAGTGACCCTGGCCTACTTCCCTGGCTGGATGTACGCGAGCCTCGCGTACATGCAGGTGCGCGATCCGGTTCCGCTGGTCGCGGGGGGCATTATCGACAAGGCGTATGGCATCAAGGCTTCGCTTGGCTATCAGGTCATTCAGCCGCTGCGTCTGGGCTTGGTCTATGAGCGTCAGGTCAACAAATTCAACGGCCAGTTCGCCGACAATATTGCCATGCTGAGCAAGGCGCAGGCACTGGTGACCGGTGACCCCACCGCGGTACAGACCGTGGGTGACGCCAGCCGCGATACCTGGGTGTTTGCTGCCAGCTACAAGTTCAACGATGCCATCGATGCCTTTGCCACCTTCGGCCAGGCAAATGACGTGAAGCAGTGGACCGGCCAGAAGGATGGCGAGTCGGGCGCACGCTACTACCAGGTGACCGGTATGTACTCATTCTCCAAGCGCACCAACATCTACGCGACTTACGCTCGTGTCGAGAACGAGGCGAACGCAGCTTACAACTTCTTCATCAATGGCGCGGTCAACGACCAGTCTGCTCGCCAGGCTCCGTTTGCCGCTACGCCGCGCGGTGCTGACCCGACCTCCTACCAGATCGGTATCAGCCACAGCTTCTAA
- the trpD gene encoding anthranilate phosphoribosyltransferase has translation MITPQVALNRLIDGNELFYDEMVSLMRQIMSGQVAPTQIAAILIGLRVKVESVSEIAASATVMREFSTKVPVKDTFHLVDTCGTGGDGQHTFNISTTSAFVAAAAGAKVAKHGGRSVSSKSGSADVLEALGVNLSLTPELVGRAIDEIGVGFMFAPQYHSAMKYVAPVRKELGVRTIFNILGPLTNPAGADAQLMGVFHPDLVGIQARVLKQLGSRHVMVVHGQDGLDEITLNGETMVAELKHGEINEYTVRPSQFGLAECELDAIKALDAENSAAMVLSVLDNEPGPARDIVLLNAGASIYVSGKAHTLETGIERARDVLESGDAKHRLQQLIEFTNQHAVPAG, from the coding sequence ATGATCACACCACAAGTGGCGCTGAACCGCCTGATCGATGGCAATGAGCTGTTCTACGACGAGATGGTGTCGTTGATGCGGCAGATCATGTCCGGGCAGGTGGCGCCGACGCAGATCGCCGCCATCCTGATCGGGCTGCGCGTGAAGGTGGAGAGCGTGTCCGAGATCGCCGCCTCGGCGACCGTGATGCGCGAGTTCTCGACCAAGGTGCCGGTGAAGGATACGTTTCATCTGGTCGATACCTGCGGCACCGGCGGTGACGGCCAGCACACCTTCAATATCTCGACCACGTCGGCCTTTGTTGCCGCGGCGGCCGGCGCCAAGGTGGCCAAGCACGGCGGGCGCTCGGTGTCGTCGAAGTCCGGTAGCGCGGATGTGCTCGAAGCGCTCGGCGTCAACCTGAGCCTGACGCCGGAGCTGGTCGGCCGTGCGATCGACGAGATCGGCGTCGGCTTCATGTTCGCTCCGCAGTACCACAGCGCGATGAAGTATGTGGCGCCGGTGCGCAAGGAGCTCGGCGTGCGGACGATCTTCAACATCCTCGGGCCGCTGACCAACCCGGCCGGCGCCGATGCCCAGCTCATGGGCGTGTTCCACCCCGATCTGGTCGGTATCCAGGCGCGGGTGCTGAAGCAGCTCGGCAGCCGCCACGTGATGGTCGTGCATGGCCAGGATGGCCTCGATGAGATCACGCTCAACGGCGAGACCATGGTGGCCGAGCTCAAGCACGGCGAGATCAATGAATACACGGTCCGCCCGAGCCAGTTTGGCCTGGCGGAGTGCGAGCTCGACGCGATCAAGGCGCTCGACGCCGAGAATTCCGCCGCCATGGTGCTCTCGGTGCTCGACAACGAGCCCGGCCCGGCGCGCGACATCGTGCTGCTCAACGCGGGCGCGTCGATCTATGTGTCGGGCAAAGCCCATACGCTCGAAACCGGCATCGAGCGCGCGCGCGATGTGCTGGAGAGCGGCGATGCCAAGCACAGGCTGCAACAGCTGATCGAGTTCACCAACCAGCATGCCGTACCAGCGGGCTGA
- a CDS encoding DUF1571 domain-containing protein produces the protein MKLSSWYGRVLGLALAATALLVQAEDPNAIRRNLASLSNDAQADWLDKAYHDATLTHMSGPELDAVLASTRWEAWLSMLRRNDRAAPEYETLMLRQERMGKTLPSEPERMLVRYRHSPRAVYARWLDGGPRSGQEVIYDEKVDAGSMLAHLGGLLGAVSTRNAIDGMIARAQSRHTVRHLGFAFILDEFQKDYDLLKANGKPTDPVERKVVGEGAKRMIEFRFVTPGQPTYYASDSRLTVDLAQPLIRVTESRDAKGEVFERIVFERIEHKKLAANTFSPENPEYRF, from the coding sequence ATGAAACTATCATCCTGGTACGGCCGGGTGCTCGGTCTGGCCCTGGCCGCTACCGCCCTGCTGGTGCAGGCGGAAGATCCCAATGCGATTCGCCGCAATCTGGCGTCACTGAGCAACGACGCGCAGGCCGACTGGCTGGACAAGGCCTATCACGACGCCACGCTTACCCACATGAGCGGCCCTGAGCTTGATGCGGTGCTCGCCAGCACGCGCTGGGAAGCCTGGCTGTCGATGCTCAGGCGCAACGACCGTGCCGCACCCGAGTACGAGACGCTGATGTTGCGTCAGGAGCGCATGGGCAAGACGCTGCCCAGCGAGCCCGAGCGCATGCTGGTGCGTTACCGCCATTCGCCCCGTGCCGTCTACGCGCGCTGGCTCGATGGCGGCCCGCGTTCGGGCCAGGAGGTGATCTACGACGAGAAGGTCGATGCGGGCTCCATGCTTGCGCACCTCGGCGGTCTGCTGGGCGCGGTGTCCACACGCAACGCCATCGACGGCATGATCGCTCGCGCCCAGTCCAGGCATACGGTTCGCCATCTCGGCTTCGCCTTCATCCTCGACGAGTTCCAGAAGGACTATGACCTGCTCAAGGCCAATGGCAAGCCGACCGATCCGGTCGAACGCAAGGTGGTGGGCGAGGGGGCCAAACGCATGATCGAGTTCCGCTTCGTCACGCCGGGACAGCCGACCTACTATGCCAGCGACTCCCGGCTCACCGTCGATCTGGCGCAACCACTGATCCGCGTCACCGAGAGCCGCGACGCCAAGGGCGAGGTGTTTGAGCGCATCGTGTTTGAACGCATCGAGCACAAGAAGCTCGCCGCCAACACCTTCAGCCCCGAGAACCCCGAATATCGGTTCTGA
- a CDS encoding SDR family NAD(P)-dependent oxidoreductase, whose translation MKALVGKVAVITGAASGIGEALARLCAKEGMRLALCDIHQDKLQAVADSLRGHGAQVLTAVVDVADPLAVETFAFDVAKAYGGCDLMINNAGVALTDTVLHGALDDMHWLMNINFWGVVHGCRSFLPYLQRADEAALVNVSSIFAMLSVPTQSIYNASKAAVRAFSDALREELADTAVTLTCVHPGGIKTDIARHARVGDCSLVAQDRGDMVADFDRLARTSPQAAAAAILNAVKRKQTRVLIGPDAALIDGLYRLCPASVASLGARFTQFRLKRRRAAKPVNAV comes from the coding sequence ATGAAAGCGCTTGTCGGCAAGGTTGCCGTCATCACCGGCGCGGCATCGGGAATCGGCGAAGCGCTCGCCCGTCTCTGCGCCAAGGAAGGTATGCGGCTTGCGCTGTGCGACATCCATCAGGACAAGCTGCAGGCCGTGGCCGACAGCTTGCGCGGGCATGGCGCGCAAGTGTTGACCGCGGTGGTCGACGTGGCCGACCCGCTGGCGGTGGAGACATTTGCGTTTGACGTGGCCAAGGCCTACGGCGGCTGCGACCTGATGATCAACAATGCCGGTGTGGCATTGACCGACACCGTGCTGCATGGGGCGCTCGATGACATGCACTGGCTCATGAACATCAATTTCTGGGGCGTCGTGCATGGCTGCCGCTCCTTTCTGCCTTATCTGCAGCGAGCCGACGAGGCGGCGCTGGTCAACGTGTCCAGCATTTTCGCCATGCTCTCGGTGCCGACACAGTCGATCTACAACGCTTCGAAAGCGGCGGTTCGCGCGTTCTCGGATGCGTTGCGCGAGGAGCTGGCCGACACGGCAGTCACGCTGACTTGCGTCCACCCCGGCGGCATCAAGACCGATATCGCGCGTCATGCACGGGTTGGCGATTGCTCGCTGGTGGCGCAGGACCGTGGCGATATGGTGGCCGATTTCGACCGGCTGGCGCGTACTTCGCCGCAAGCCGCGGCCGCCGCCATCCTGAATGCGGTCAAGCGCAAACAGACGCGCGTGCTGATCGGGCCGGATGCCGCGCTGATCGACGGCCTGTATCGGCTGTGCCCGGCCAGCGTCGCCAGTCTCGGTGCGCGTTTCACCCAGTTCCGGCTCAAGCGCCGCAGGGCCGCCAAACCCGTCAATGCCGTGTGA
- a CDS encoding TetR/AcrR family transcriptional regulator produces the protein MPSPTRQQLLLAALKLFAENGIHAVSLRSINQAAGARNSGAVHYHFDSKLGLLSALVDDLMQRIVQYRGDALERLSARHTPPTVEDCLDAFFRPLWLLHFDPEVGNVATKFFLQLHITPIPEIQRQMAERGQVSWQQVEALLLRALPHKRRAQLRLHIGMGWISVLNGLAALDLMAVTPLGDMRTGSLEEMMPAFMAYLVAGISA, from the coding sequence TTGCCCTCACCAACTCGCCAGCAGCTGTTGCTGGCCGCGCTCAAACTGTTCGCCGAGAACGGCATCCATGCCGTCTCGCTACGCTCGATCAACCAGGCCGCCGGCGCCCGCAACTCCGGGGCGGTGCACTACCACTTCGACAGCAAGCTCGGGCTGCTGTCGGCCCTGGTTGACGACCTGATGCAGCGCATCGTCCAGTATCGCGGCGATGCGCTCGAACGGCTGTCGGCGCGGCACACCCCGCCCACCGTGGAGGACTGCCTCGATGCCTTCTTCCGCCCATTGTGGCTGCTGCATTTCGACCCGGAAGTGGGCAACGTGGCGACCAAGTTCTTCCTGCAGCTGCACATCACGCCGATTCCGGAAATCCAGCGGCAGATGGCCGAACGTGGGCAGGTTTCCTGGCAACAGGTGGAAGCGCTGTTGCTGCGCGCGTTGCCGCACAAACGGCGCGCCCAGCTGAGGCTGCACATCGGCATGGGGTGGATCAGCGTACTCAACGGCCTGGCCGCGCTTGACCTGATGGCCGTCACACCGCTCGGCGACATGCGTACCGGCTCGCTGGAGGAGATGATGCCGGCGTTCATGGCCTATCTCGTCGCCGGCATCAGCGCCTGA
- a CDS encoding aminodeoxychorismate/anthranilate synthase component II codes for MLLMIDNYDSFTYNLVQYFGELGQDVVVHRNDEITLDQIAALEPKYLVVSPGPCTPNEAGVSVPAIDRFKGEIPILGVCLGHQSIGQAFGGKIVHAKQLMHGKVSPVHHRDVGVFKGLPNPVTCTRYHSLVIERDSLPDCLDVTAWTDDGEIMGVRHKSLPIEGVQFHPESILTEHGHDMLRNFLREFG; via the coding sequence ATGTTGCTGATGATCGACAACTACGACTCGTTTACCTATAACCTCGTCCAGTATTTCGGGGAGCTCGGCCAGGATGTGGTCGTGCACCGCAACGACGAGATCACGCTCGACCAGATCGCCGCGCTCGAGCCCAAGTATCTGGTGGTGTCGCCCGGCCCGTGCACGCCCAACGAAGCCGGCGTATCGGTACCGGCGATCGACCGCTTCAAGGGTGAGATCCCGATTCTCGGCGTCTGCCTTGGTCACCAGAGCATCGGCCAGGCCTTTGGCGGCAAGATCGTGCATGCCAAGCAGCTGATGCATGGCAAGGTGTCGCCGGTGCATCACCGCGACGTGGGCGTGTTCAAGGGCCTGCCCAACCCGGTCACCTGCACGCGCTACCACAGCCTGGTGATCGAGCGCGACAGCCTGCCGGACTGCCTCGATGTCACGGCCTGGACCGACGACGGTGAAATCATGGGCGTGCGCCACAAATCGCTGCCCATCGAGGGGGTGCAGTTCCATCCCGAGTCCATCCTGACCGAACATGGGCACGACATGCTGCGCAATTTCCTGCGCGAGTTCGGCTGA
- a CDS encoding porin, which translates to MNKKLIALAVAAAVAAPAAMADTSVTLYGQVKAGVESVKVQDGVSKTRVSDETSKIGFKGEEDLGSGLKAIWQVESRVRPDDGGTSADTNAFASRNSFVGMAGGFGAVKLGRYDSPYKSLTPSGLNAAFDGIGDQGSGGYDPTTAGKGSGVFGQLDKRLKNVVLYESPVVVGFQAKAMYGTAENKAANTAVAPADNSVSNTDVYAVSALYSQPMFDVGFAYEQDKNGSNTDAATNKAVNGGKIEGYKGFAALKLAGLYLGAGYEQIKANDKYATKGKQKGWLLSASYTLGAIVPFAQYGKVGDAGDNSDTGSKQYTVGVKYDLSKRTYARALYTKLDNEANAIRDLSVNAVGTVKGKDVSGFNVGIGHSF; encoded by the coding sequence ATGAACAAGAAACTGATCGCATTGGCTGTAGCAGCCGCAGTTGCTGCACCTGCAGCAATGGCCGATACCAGCGTGACGCTGTACGGCCAAGTGAAGGCCGGCGTTGAGTCCGTCAAGGTTCAAGACGGTGTTTCCAAGACTCGCGTTTCGGACGAAACCTCGAAGATTGGCTTCAAGGGTGAAGAAGATCTGGGTTCTGGCCTGAAGGCGATCTGGCAAGTTGAAAGCCGCGTCCGTCCGGATGACGGCGGCACTAGCGCTGACACTAACGCTTTTGCATCGCGCAACAGCTTTGTTGGTATGGCCGGCGGTTTCGGTGCAGTGAAGCTGGGCCGTTATGACTCGCCTTACAAGAGCCTGACTCCTAGCGGGCTGAACGCTGCATTCGACGGTATCGGCGACCAGGGTTCCGGTGGCTACGACCCGACCACTGCAGGCAAGGGTAGTGGCGTATTCGGCCAGCTCGACAAGCGTTTGAAGAACGTTGTTCTGTACGAATCGCCTGTCGTCGTTGGCTTCCAGGCCAAGGCTATGTATGGCACTGCCGAAAACAAGGCAGCAAATACCGCTGTAGCGCCGGCTGACAATTCGGTAAGCAATACTGATGTTTATGCCGTATCCGCTCTGTATAGCCAGCCGATGTTCGATGTGGGTTTTGCTTACGAGCAGGACAAGAATGGTTCGAACACTGATGCCGCGACCAACAAGGCTGTAAACGGTGGCAAGATCGAAGGCTACAAGGGCTTCGCTGCACTGAAGCTGGCTGGCCTGTACCTCGGCGCTGGCTACGAACAAATCAAGGCCAACGACAAGTACGCCACCAAGGGCAAGCAGAAGGGCTGGCTGCTGTCGGCTTCCTACACCCTCGGCGCAATCGTTCCGTTCGCTCAGTACGGCAAGGTGGGTGATGCAGGCGACAACAGCGACACCGGTTCGAAGCAGTACACCGTTGGTGTGAAGTATGACCTGTCCAAGCGTACCTATGCGCGTGCTCTGTACACCAAGCTGGACAACGAAGCCAATGCGATCCGCGACCTGTCCGTCAACGCCGTTGGCACGGTCAAGGGCAAGGACGTTTCCGGCTTCAATGTCGGCATCGGCCACAGCTTCTAA